One part of the Athene noctua chromosome Z, bAthNoc1.hap1.1, whole genome shotgun sequence genome encodes these proteins:
- the PMAIP1 gene encoding phorbol-12-myristate-13-acetate-induced protein 1, whose product MMPGRTLRKTAPPAAPAEREAVAECALQLRRIGDKWDLRQKILNLLTKLFCPET is encoded by the exons ATGATGCCTGGCAGGACCCTGCGCAAGAccgcgccgcccgccgctcccgcaG AGCGGGAGGCGGTGGCGGAGTGCGCCCTGCAGCTGCGCAGGATAGGCGACAAGTGGGACCTGCGGCAGAAGATCCTGAACCTCCTCACAAAGCTGTTCTGCCCGGAAACGTGA